CGTCTGTTTGGCTGTATGAAAATTagggtgttcatcggtcggtttggttcggttttcgtttttttatttcggtttttttggttttcggttttagaaatatataatccgatatccgaactatttttcttcgattcggttttctaccaaaacgattcggttatttcggttggttaattcggttttggtataattatttaaattaataatataaatatattgtaaaatataatatgttaattttctacatgttttcgtagtaaaatatttaaatataaggtctaaattaattaaacaaacaacaatcaactaaaaattgttcaaaatagttttcattcactaaatatcatatcaaaatatataatataaataaaaatataaaaaaattattaatttaatgaaatttcggtttttcggtttgttcggttttgacatatataatccgaaaccgaaccaaataacttcggttttaacatttatatccgaattacaaaattcggctttcggtttggttcggtgttcggttttttcggtttggattttcggttttttcggttttatccgaagtttgaacacccctaatGAAAATGGGGCAATTGCCTACTTTCTATGTGAGAGATTTATTTCGACTATATCCAAACATTTTATCTATTATCTACGTCTCAAATAGTGGTGAAAACAAAATATATCGAgttcaatattaaaaaaattttaaaatttgaatttattttgaattaaatatatTCGAGTTCGAACTCGTTTCAAAAGctcaaatttttttagttttttggcTCGAAAGAAATTTGAGTTCGGCTCGAAATCTTCGAACCTACTCGCGAACTATTCGAACTATTTTTCAGATAGTAGGTTCGAAAActcgaaatatatatatttaaaaaacgcGAGTTCtagaaattcaaatatttatagaGTCAGCTCGAAAAATTTGTGAATCGACTCGATTCGTTTACAACTCTAGACTCTCAAATGTTAATTTTGTAATGTGGacttttgatatgatttatgaaaaatattacttctcaTTGTATCTATAAATCAAATCGACATGTTTTCcgattataaatatataaacggTCTCATAAAATCGCAAATATATGTTACTGCAACAGATAAAACTTTTTCTAGTTAAACCGTAGATGGATGTGAGTCAAATGTCGATTGGCCGATAATTTCTCCATCCATCTAATTAGAAAATGACCAGTTTTTTTAAAGGAGAAAATCACCAGTTCTTATGAACATTAAGGCGCGTTTTTaaccaaaacataaaaaatctCAATCGGATAATACGTGATTCAACAGTAACTGGCATTCAGTAATTTTGAAGACAATTTTTACACATTGAGaacctaaatttaatttactaCCATAAAATCAGGAGAATGTAGCGTTTTGTTAGACGTTCTCATGCGTACAAAAATCTCAGGTCTCTGGTCACATGtatcaaatcattttttttttaattcgaaGAACACGTATCATTCATCTgggtatataaaatatatataaaaaaatacgtATAGTTGATCTATAAAATGTGAATTATTACATTAAAATCATAAGATACACCAGTCACACATGAACAATCTGCGAAAAGCTAAATCCAGTATCATATTCTTTTCACATTTCACAACTTGAACCAATCCACAGTTTCAGATCCCCAAAATGGTCCTTATCTGATCAGGAGAATGCCTGACCAAGGATTCAGGTTCCGCATATCCGTTCCTCGGATCCATTATCGCCTCATACATAAGTTCATAAGCGTCGGCAAGAGTTTTAGCCAAACGAACACATGCTTCTGATCGAAGACTAGGAACATTCATTTGCTCGAACTCGGGCAGAGAACTTTCGCTTCCCAAAATGAGCCCGAAGAAAGATTTCAAACAATCGGAAAGAACAGTGGAGGACATGGCTTCCGTCTCAGACAATGGAGGCTCAGATACCGATTCCTCAGATATGCCGTCATTGGTCAATGAGTCACGGAAATGAGACATTTTGTTTGACAAGTTGCATCTCCGAAGAATGGATTCTACTTCCTTCTCAACGAGATCGTGCATGTGGGTTTCTATCATTGATCCAAGCTTTTTTATGTATTCAGCGGCAACTTCGTGCCCCAACAATGGTTGTCTGATAGAACACAAGCAGTTGATCAGAAATATTTTGGAAGGTACTTCACGGATCTGGCAACAAACACAGCCTGTAAGTCAAAGGATGTTACAAAAGATGAACTTTAAACTACCAGAGATTTTTAAATTCGAGCAAAAAAGGCTTTCAATTGGATTGTTTATTAATTCACAGATCCCGTGCTAGGCGGGAGGAGAGGTGATCTCCTACTCTTTGATgaataattttccaaaattttgtcATATATGGTTTCGCTCTAAATTACTCTAAATCCAACCTCATTATCAAAATGCAATGTCCACTCTTATACTCTTATATTTCAGAGTCAAATGAAGAGAAACCAATCATTACTTAGAGACCAGGGTCCAGGCTACTAGATCAAAGCAAAACTATATGCAGAAAATAAACACGAGATTTGGAAATGCTTCATTCAAATGAAAGAGATTGCCAAGCCCCTTCCTTGCTAGTTTTCCCCCCCTATTTTCAAATAGAAAatccaacaaaaataaaaatacctgAGATAAAGGGGTTGAACTGCTGTTATTATCCAAAATAGCATCTATAGATGATCTCCGGAGCTGAGCAGGATCTGAACTTCCTCTACTTCTCCTTGACGACTGAATAACTCCTTTGGATTTATGAGCCTCTGCTGCTTGTTCACACATCTGAACAACAGGAGCAAGAATTCATATTGGATAAAGATTAATAAAAACCAAATCCACAAATTCTGTCactgaatgaagtattaaaaaaaGCTTAGCAGAACGATTCACATACTGAAAAAATGTAGTGCTGTTAGAGCAAGATCTTACGATAAAAAACAATATTGCACAATGATCAGGTATCTCAGAAAGCTTAAACCATATTGCTGTGGCTGGGAAACAACAATTATTCTTGCTGCAGAAAAGATCGAAGTAAATGTTGTACGATTCAGAAAATATGAACCATCATTCCATTCACTATAGCTTTCGGGGAAATGGCAAGCACACGGTCTTACACACGTGAAATGACATACGGGTGTCTAGCGATCCAATCTATCTAATAAAATACCATAGTCATGCTCATAAATTTGCAGTCATAATTAAAATGTGATGTATgagagataatatttttttatagttgCCAGGACCACTTTTGCATCAAGCATTAGGTATCCTATGCCATCCAAATAATGTCATAAAAAACTCTGAATGTAACACACCTGAATTATTGGGTCCAATAAAGCAGAAATGACTGGTTCAAACGTAGGCTCCTTGCCTGACGAATAAACCATCATGCTGTCATGTGTTTCGATTATTTCAAGAAGCACTGATACTCCTTCCCTCACAGCTGGAGGTGGAGAAAGATCAACAGCAACAAGTGGAGGATATCGTAGGAGTTTCTCTCCACGAGTTTTTAGGATTTCAAAAAAGGTCTTTTGAGCAGCATCCCTGAGAGCCCAGAGTGTATTACAGAGTGCTGTTTCTCTTCCTAGCAAATCTGATATCTGTACAAAGATAACCAGCTGagacaaattaaaataatgtaaaaaggACAAATTGGATATTCATGTTCTGTAAAACTCACAGTGTGGCAGTAAAACTCTAAAGTATTACTGAGTTTGTATGATACGATAAGGTTAGGCTGAGATTGCAAAACTTGTTCGACTCTCGCTTTAAACGGTCGACAAACTCCTTCGAATATCCTGTCTAAAATAAATGTCAAGTCTGACTCTGTCTTTCCAGTATCATTCCCTGAAATTTTGGAGAATCGTTGAGCTGTTGGTCCAGTATCTGTCACAAAATCTGGATCAAGCAATGCAAGCACGAGTTCTCTTTCAGAAGCCAATGCCTATCACATAGCCAAAGAAATGGTCAACAccatgaaaaattaaaattacattcgCCCTATAGGAGGTCCTAGTATACATGCACACACCGGATGTGTGTAacgcaaataaaatttatttaaactttcatatttatataatattttgattgatatttatacataaagcCTATTAACGCAATCCTAcaatttataacaaaaaatcAAGATTACTTATTTAGATTTTCTGTAGGCTTCATAATCTATCATAGtttaatcatataaatatataattatatcttaCGTGTTCACCTTTTGAGGTTTTGAAATTGTCCAAGATTTCTTATTTGTCCttcaatcaaattttaaattttcatctaTGTGTGAATGTGGTACCTATTGTGAACCATAGTCATTTTCTATCGAATAACATGGATCAAAATATTGCATCAGGACGTATAAGGACACTCAAGGAAATCTACATCTAGCAGCCAAAAAATTTTAGTATTAATATTTGGCACTTAATATatggtaaaaaaattaaaatagctCAGAAGACATAAAACAGGGGGAAAATAATCTACCTGATGCAACCATCCCAGCATGTCACCTACGTATCTTAAAGGGTCATGAGCATGAACTTCAATTGGTCTTGGTAATCCACTGGGTCCTCCACGTGTGAGGGCACTAATGAATCTTCTGAATAATGCATTATGTCTCATATTTGCTACCTGCAATCCAGGAATATCTtatcaaaatagtaaatgaagCTCAATATGTTTCTCTAGTTTCTAGCTCATGAGCATGAATACCTCTTCTGCACAATATTTGAATAGAACAGGTCTTTCTTTCAGGCATCCAACTGCAGTTTTTAGGAGGTCACTGACTTCAGGATTGTCAACATCCCCAAGACTCCTACACTCTGCTTGAACCCATCTAGGAGAAATACATGTGCATGCAACCTTGAGGGATCGATCATAACAATAAAGAAAGAATTGTTTACATAGCAAACAACTGAGGGCCAGAATAGTGCATGAAAAAGCttagaaacccaaaaatcaatagtTCTAATAATTTCACATATTTCTCTTCTATGAAACTGAATCATAGAGCCTCAAAGTGATGCCAAGTGTATTATGTCGAATGAGTGTTTGCTGAACACTGTTTCCGCGGGTAAGAGAAACACCAATAAGAAAACAGGCAGCATTATCaaagtatataaaaaaaacaggTATATAAAAAAACAGGTAAGACGCCTAGAGCAGAAAATGATACAGACAATGTTCTATATGCTACCTGCATAGACGTTCATAAGCTCCTTCTTGATAATCAGCCATCATATCCATAAGCTCCAAACCAGCTCGCTACAAATAATGTTCTAGTGAATTCAAAATAttacaattattttattataggcAGAACTTATTTACACTAAATTGCATAGCTATATACAAACTTCACATATAAATGGCAATATGATCAAACAGATTCTATCATATCAATTTCAGCCAGATAGATTGCTTTCATCAGGAGACAATTAAAACCAAGgctttaaagaaaataaagagagaaGAGTGTAACACAAATGGACAAATTACGATGTGCGAGAAAGAGAACCTGGTGATGAGTTCTCAGCAACACTTTACAGTTGGCATGAATATCTTGAACATGAGCAAGTGCCTTGAAAAAGTTTTCATTAAGGTCTTCCTCCCTTATGGCGTTAATCTAAGAAAAGACCAGAAACAAGTAAATAACTAGATGATGAACGTATACACAGACGTAATCCAAAAGTTGAGGGTCAGGTAAATTCAACTATTGAAAATCAACCGGTACCTCATCATCCGAGAGCTGATAGTCACGAAGAAAGCATAATACTATCTCCTGTCTCTGTGTAGTGGTTTCAAGCTCCTGTTTAAGCCTCTCAGTCGTACTGATGATATCACCAGTGGTAGCATTACAATTACCCAAAGCCTTCGCAATCCTACAGCCCAAAATCATAGTACCCTGAATCCATGATCTTTTTTGTTTTAGCAGAGGATATTTCTTCTTTTAATAAAATCTTTCTTGATATAAGTGAAAGTACAGTTGGCCGTCACAAGGCATATGAATGAGGGTTATAGATGGGTAGAAAGAAGGTATCGAATTCAAGTATCTTCGATAAGGACTATTAACGGAAATATGActttctaaattaaaaaaactacAAAAGGCAGATAAATaagagtaaatatttttcttgccattaaatttttttgataaaccAAAAGGATGATGATAGCTCAAAACTACAGGACGGTACAACAGCGGGagaggaaaaagaagaagaagaagaagaatttatcggaaaatcagGATAGCGTGCTTACTTATCACAACATTCCGCCAGAGCATTAACCTCTTCTTCCACCTGATCCAAGGCCTATAAAAACCATCAACCACACCAACATTATCCGATCCAAAGATAGAATCGAAAATGTGTCTGCTCATCCCAAACGATACTTATCCGACAGTATTATCATCAAGCAAATTATTAATCCAGAGAGTATAATTGTACACTAAATACatcattataaacaaaaaaatgtacACAATCGTCGATTGACAAGAATATTCATTGAGTGATCGACCTTTGTCTGACAAAATAATACACtaaatacatcattatgaaTACAAAAATGTATACAATAGTTGATTGACAAGGATATTCATTGAGTGATCGACCTTTGTCtgacaaaataataatagtagACTATCCTGAAGAGTGATATTCTAAGAACTGTTATAAAGGAGGCCCATAACTAAAACTTTCTCTGGGTATGCAATAATAAAGAGAAATTATGCAGCAAGAAGCAATGGACATTTGGACGACTGTAAATCAGTGCATTAGCAGGCAATATTCCTGAAATCAACACCTTCATAACTGAATGCCAATTCAATTAAGTTTAGTAATCTCGACAACTCAGCAATACCAAGCCATACATAATCCTGAATTATTTAGTGACCGTCGTTGTTTGAAAAAGTGATATTGATACATTAATTTATAAAAGAAACAAAACAAGCATCTCCCATGGAATCAAGCAATTATTCGTGTTTCAGTTGACACGGCATAGTTAAGTATACAACAAATTAATTATCCTGAAAATGTTTCCAAATTGATTGAATGATTCGGATGCTTTAATCGGTAAAGAGTTCAGGTTAAATTCTAAAGCATATCATGGAATCGCATGGTTCGACATTCAAGCAATTTTGCTTCAAACAAACTATAGGTTAGATATTAATTAAGTTACAGCAGAAAAGGAGTTCCTGATCACTTTTTAAAACGGTCACAAAAATAAACTGGTAAACATGAATTAATTTGAAACAATTCACAACAAGGTACAGAATTACACAGTGTAAAAGCTGAGTGCCCTGCCGATACAACTGAGCATGCCTGTTAGTCACATTCACAGTTAAATCCAACGATGGAGAAACATATATCAATATTATAAGTAAAAAACGATCGAAGCTTTTCAAAGTCCCGGTCCCTCGATCAAAACTATTACGAAAATTTACTGCAGGATCAAATTACTTATACCTCACAATTTCCCCAAGAAAATGAAGCATTAGTAGCAGTAGCCTGCAAGTTTGACTTGACCGATGTATTCGTATACCTGTTGAGCTGTGGCGGAGGCGGCGAGAAACTCCTCATTGATAGAGAGACCGCGCTTCTCAATGGCAAATCTAAGATCCCGACGAGCGTGAGGTGCATTGTCGGAGTAAAAATTGGATAGAGTGTGGAGAGACGCGAGTATATCCGGAGTGTCAGTTCGAGTCTCCAGCACCTTCTTTAGCTTCCGTGACAGCCCCGGAGCCAGTGCATTGGCTGTCCCCATTTTTCTCCGAAGAAAAAATATCCCTCCGCCTACAGATACACGATCGCTTGCGTGTACGAGAATTCGTGAGAGTAACGCTTGAATTGCGTCGCCTTCTTCTCCTCTGTTTTGATCAGCTCTGTGAGATCTGGGAATAGCGCCGAGTTTCAAACGGAAACGGAGAAATGGGAGTTGATGGATGAGCATGCGCCGTCTACAGCAAATAAATTCCCGTACAAGGAATATTATGGAAAGCTTTATGCATTGGTTATTGGTCATGATTTTGACCCGATTATGAATGAGCCCACAGCCCCTCCCTCGTGGCCTCATCCATTGGTCATGATTTTGACCAGATTCAGATCATTATGGATCCACACGAACTACACGAATCCAATTCGTGTAGACCCAATCTAATACCACAATCGTTAAATAAAACATATGGGCCCATATAATTGACCTGAACTAAAACGGATTTATATCTTCTGTTATCGCTGAATACACTTCACCTGATGATATGCATTTTCATATGAGATGATTAACTGATAATGATGGACTTCACACAGTGTCAGATAAAATCGTGAGAGGAACCTCACACAGTATcagataaaattaaaaattgtcaGAGAAAACGAGATGATGAACTGATCATTTTGATCATCTTGTGTAAAAAATGCACAACACCTGGTGAGGCAAGATCAACCCAAATATTGTATTTAGAGAACTTGTTTTACTATAGTTTTTTCCATATAAAGTATATAGCTCACTTAAGTATGGTCTTAGTACTAACTCAAACATTAGAGGGACTAAGCTGGAAAAACTTTTGAAACCTCTGTCCGCCTGTGCAGATCCACACTGAAGTTATGCCTAGCTCATACCCGACCGGTGAGCTCAACCAACTTAATTCAGCAAGGAATATTGTATTTGACTCATTAGAACGAACCCAAGGTACCTGAAAACTTTGGTATCATCAGTATAATaaatgaaaagttttatgaCATATTTCTATGGATACATATTTCTTGAGTAGTAGTTTATAGtcttaaagaaatattttattaaataatatttttgaatataagcaacgaaaaaaagaaaaactacTTGAATATCGAATGGGTGCTCAGTGAGTGTCCACTTTAGTTGTGCAGGAtattgtctatatatatatacacacacttcattttcttattaaatatcggttttttttaaatatataatttgatatgattaaatatcgcatatcaaattatatatttaaaaaaaaccgaTATTTAATAAGAAAACGAAGTCTGAAGAtggtaaaaatatataatttcaaaactgattttgaaatttaaatatttcggATCAGAAAATATATACTCAAACGTCAGCCCACTTTTCTGGGCCCGAATAGGTTTTTAAAACTTCGCCCATTGACCCGAGAGAATCGCTCCTGATCCATGTTATGCGGAAACCCGACCCGAAAGCAAGCGGCTCCCCCACGAGTGTCGCATCTCCTTCTGTGGCTTCTCACtccacaataaaataaatagacgGTCCAGGTTCGCCGCCGCTTCAGTCTTTAAATCGCCGGCAGCTTTGCTCCTTAGTACACCACCTCAGCTGTGTGTACACATGATTTTTGCGTGTATAACATTTCGATTattaagtttaatttttttgtagaaTTTTTCTGCAACTGTTATGGCTTCTGACGATGAAGACGAAGAAGGCCTCGCTCGGTTTCTGGAATCAGAAGTCATCTCCGAGATCTCCGATGAGGTATAGCTGTTATCGTACGTTTGGATTTTAACGTTTCACGTTTACCTAATTGATGTTGAATTGCGGATTTGTACGAATTATACTCAGAAATATATAGAGATACGCGTGCATATTATTAATCGATAAGAAATTCCTGGGCCGTGCAAAAAAACGAGAAAGagctgtttttgttttttttaattatatttattggtGGGCGGTGTGCACTATTTTTTATTAGCTATTCTGCACAATAATAgtgaaaaataatcatattcaaTCGATAAACAGGGGTGATCTCGGGAAATTTTTCGAGGGACGACTGAGTTGTATGGAGTAAAATTTGGACTTTTAACGaaattaaaaactaaaatttgatccgCTACATGTCATGTTCTCAACTGGCGTCAAATGTTGGTCGTGTCTATCTGTATGTTATCACccaaaacaatatattttgCTATGCGGATACGTTGGGTTATTATCGCAAGTGTCTTAGAAGGTACTGTTGCTCGTGTGGAATCAAAAGGATCAAGTTTATTCGtggattataaaaaatttagggTCTGCTTGCTGCAAAAACATGTTTGTAATTTTCATAGTGTAAACTATTATTTATCGACCTCTTATTTGAGAACATGGAGATTCTTGTAGAGGTATAATATGTTAGTcttgtaatttatattttcttaaGTTTTTTTGGATGCCCTAGTCTTGACCATCACATCCCAACAATCTGGCCACATGCTTATGCTTTGGATATGTGATTTCAGGTGTATGTTCCTTTATCTGGCTTACATGGGAGGAGATGCATTAGATAATAAAACTGTTGTTGATCCACTTCTCATGTGTCAaaccatttttgaaaaaatggGTTTCCAACAGAAACTTTCAACTTAAGCAATTTGTTTTGTGATTAAACGGTGAACTTCTGGGGTCTTTGGGTTAGATATCAGAATCTTAATAGGAAGTTAGGAACTCACAACTTTTGTGTGACATTAACACTTTTACATGTCCGTGTGAGTGTGAATGAGGTTTCTTGGATGGTGTAATGCAGGAGGAGTCAATAGAAGAGGCAGATGGGAGTGAGAAAGAAGAAAGAGATGGGAAGAGATTGCGTGCTGAGGAGGAAGGGGAGCTAAGTGAACAAGAAGAGAAGGAAGAGCAAGAAGCAAAGAGAATCAGAATTGAGGAAGGTGAAATCAGTGACATAGAACTGTCTAGGGCTTTAAGATCGACATCTTCATCACCGTTGCCGTCCTCTGAGCTGGAAGCTGAAGCTGATTCTGCATTGTCACCTTCAAAGAAAAGTGCCACTGTAGCGGACTGCATTAACAATAATGGGATGCATGGCCGGGATAGCAGACAGTTGCCTTGGAGAATTGATACAGGAATTTTCCGTAACATCCCTCCTGAATTGTTGTACCACATCCTCAAATATCTCTCCTCTGAGGTATCAAGATGcataaattattttcaaatttttgtctCGGATGAATCTGTATTGTTTCTGAACTTGTTGTTTGTATCGCTGTTAAATCTTTTCTGATTATTGAACTGCAGGATCTTGTTTCGTGCTCATTGGTGTGTAGATTCTTTAATTTTGCTGCTTCCGATGAATCCTTGTGGCGTCGCCTGTTAGTAC
The DNA window shown above is from Primulina huaijiensis isolate GDHJ02 chromosome 12, ASM1229523v2, whole genome shotgun sequence and carries:
- the LOC140989915 gene encoding conserved oligomeric Golgi complex subunit 6-like yields the protein MGTANALAPGLSRKLKKVLETRTDTPDILASLHTLSNFYSDNAPHARRDLRFAIEKRGLSINEEFLAASATAQQALDQVEEEVNALAECCDKIAKALGNCNATTGDIISTTERLKQELETTTQRQEIVLCFLRDYQLSDDEINAIREEDLNENFFKALAHVQDIHANCKVLLRTHHQRAGLELMDMMADYQEGAYERLCRWVQAECRSLGDVDNPEVSDLLKTAVGCLKERPVLFKYCAEEVANMRHNALFRRFISALTRGGPSGLPRPIEVHAHDPLRYVGDMLGWLHQALASERELVLALLDPDFVTDTGPTAQRFSKISGNDTGKTESDLTFILDRIFEGVCRPFKARVEQVLQSQPNLIVSYKLSNTLEFYCHTISDLLGRETALCNTLWALRDAAQKTFFEILKTRGEKLLRYPPLVAVDLSPPPAVREGVSVLLEIIETHDSMMVYSSGKEPTFEPVISALLDPIIQMCEQAAEAHKSKGVIQSSRRSRGSSDPAQLRRSSIDAILDNNSSSTPLSQIREVPSKIFLINCLCSIRQPLLGHEVAAEYIKKLGSMIETHMHDLVEKEVESILRRCNLSNKMSHFRDSLTNDGISEESVSEPPLSETEAMSSTVLSDCLKSFFGLILGSESSLPEFEQMNVPSLRSEACVRLAKTLADAYELMYEAIMDPRNGYAEPESLVRHSPDQIRTILGI